A genomic segment from Thermococcus sp. LS1 encodes:
- the truA gene encoding tRNA pseudouridine(38-40) synthase TruA translates to MRLALRIAYDGTAFYGFQRQPDLRTVEGEIIRVLTKLGIIEDVESSNFKGASRTDRGVSAFFNVVAFDVASRPDLVRPEVLNFHLKDVWVLGVAEVPEDFHPRFWAKSKTYHYYLIDEGFDEKAMRECAKLFVGTHDFSAFARLEPHKDPVRELIRIDIIKRQGYYVIELEGKSFLWEMARRIVNALRFCGLGLLTGEEVERMLNGEYSRKIPPARPEGLVLWRIEYEGIEFRGDEKGIRKAKRDLFERYSEALTRAALFGDLLLGL, encoded by the coding sequence ATGAGACTTGCCCTTCGTATAGCTTACGACGGAACTGCCTTTTATGGCTTTCAGAGGCAACCAGACCTTAGAACCGTTGAGGGGGAAATCATTAGGGTTCTCACTAAGCTGGGCATAATAGAGGATGTTGAGAGCTCCAACTTCAAGGGTGCATCAAGAACTGATCGTGGCGTTTCTGCGTTCTTCAACGTTGTGGCCTTTGACGTCGCTTCGAGGCCGGATCTAGTCAGGCCTGAGGTGCTCAACTTTCACCTGAAGGACGTCTGGGTTCTCGGAGTTGCCGAGGTTCCGGAGGATTTCCATCCCCGCTTCTGGGCCAAGTCAAAGACCTACCACTATTACCTCATTGATGAGGGGTTTGATGAAAAGGCTATGAGAGAGTGCGCAAAGCTCTTCGTCGGAACCCACGACTTCTCGGCCTTTGCAAGGCTTGAGCCCCACAAAGACCCCGTGAGAGAACTGATTAGAATTGATATCATTAAACGTCAGGGATACTACGTAATTGAGCTCGAAGGCAAAAGCTTCCTGTGGGAGATGGCCAGAAGAATAGTAAATGCACTCCGCTTCTGTGGACTGGGTCTCCTGACGGGGGAAGAAGTGGAGAGGATGCTCAACGGCGAGTACTCCAGGAAAATTCCGCCGGCGAGACCGGAGGGGTTGGTGCTGTGGAGGATAGAATACGAGGGCATCGAGTTCAGAGGGGACGAGAAAGGAATCAGAAAAGCAAAACGCGACCTCTTCGAACGCTATTCAGAGGCATTAACTAGAGCCGCGTTATTTGGCGACCTTCTTCTTGGTCTTTAG
- a CDS encoding UbiD family decarboxylase: MLREIIEHFNDTVVIDEPVSKELEVTRYLLKYKDTPVLFRNVDGWEVVGNIWSTRERIAEYLGIRKEEILHLIADAMENPMPYQMVKNAPFMESSTRDFSLKELPIPKYYPKDGGQYFTSAMVIAKDENGFVNMSFHRMMVIDEKRVAIRLVPRHLYSMWKDKAERGEELDVRIVVGNPIHLLLAGATSVAYGVSELEIASAISQRAFGKPLEVIEIGGIPVPVESEFVFEAKILPELTDEGPFVDITGTYDYVRKQPVVVFERMHHVENPIFHALLPGGYEHYMLMGLPKEPQIYASVKRVVPKVHGVRLTEGGAMWLHAVVSITKQHDGDGKNAILAAFAGHPSLKHVVVVDEDINIYDDREIEWAIATRFQADRDLVVVPNARGSSLDPSAEKSLTAKWGIDATKPLDKKEEFERAKL; encoded by the coding sequence ATGCTGAGGGAAATCATCGAGCACTTTAATGATACGGTCGTCATTGATGAGCCCGTTAGCAAGGAGCTTGAGGTAACGCGCTATTTGCTGAAATACAAAGATACACCCGTTCTCTTCAGAAACGTGGACGGCTGGGAAGTTGTAGGAAACATCTGGTCAACGAGGGAGAGAATAGCGGAATATCTTGGGATCAGGAAGGAAGAAATTCTCCACCTCATAGCAGATGCCATGGAAAACCCCATGCCGTATCAGATGGTCAAGAACGCCCCGTTCATGGAGAGTTCTACCAGAGACTTCTCCCTCAAGGAGCTCCCAATTCCAAAGTACTACCCGAAGGACGGCGGTCAGTACTTTACCTCTGCTATGGTCATCGCTAAGGACGAAAATGGCTTTGTTAACATGTCTTTCCATAGAATGATGGTTATCGACGAGAAGCGCGTCGCGATAAGGCTTGTGCCAAGGCACCTCTATTCGATGTGGAAGGATAAAGCGGAGCGCGGAGAGGAACTCGACGTTAGGATAGTCGTCGGCAATCCCATACACCTTCTCCTCGCCGGAGCAACGAGTGTAGCCTACGGCGTGAGTGAACTCGAGATAGCGTCGGCTATAAGCCAGAGGGCCTTTGGAAAGCCTCTCGAAGTCATTGAGATTGGTGGCATTCCCGTTCCAGTTGAGAGCGAGTTCGTCTTTGAGGCCAAGATACTTCCGGAGCTCACCGATGAGGGCCCCTTCGTGGACATAACCGGGACCTACGACTACGTAAGGAAGCAGCCTGTAGTGGTCTTCGAGAGAATGCACCACGTGGAGAATCCAATATTCCACGCCCTCCTGCCCGGCGGCTACGAGCACTACATGCTCATGGGCCTCCCGAAGGAGCCCCAGATATACGCGAGCGTGAAGAGGGTCGTCCCCAAGGTTCACGGTGTCCGCCTAACGGAGGGTGGGGCAATGTGGCTCCACGCGGTCGTCAGCATAACCAAGCAGCACGATGGCGACGGAAAGAACGCGATTTTAGCGGCATTTGCGGGACACCCGAGCCTGAAACACGTCGTCGTTGTGGACGAGGACATCAACATATACGATGACAGGGAAATTGAGTGGGCGATAGCGACGCGCTTCCAGGCCGATAGAGATCTTGTGGTAGTGCCCAACGCCCGCGGAAGCTCCCTCGACCCCTCGGCTGAAAAGAGCCTCACCGCAAAGTGGGGAATCGACGCCACAAAGCCGCTTGATAAAAAGGAAGAGTTCGAGAGGGCAAAACTCTGA
- a CDS encoding DEAD/DEAH box helicase has product MPVVVLRIPDGSALVYIEKADPQVYFRIYELLTYKKDFGKWEKPESLYDPYEKTFPVGVLPRVKKFLNSKGYRVRVKDERQVRGVKLNSTWNENYIMRKYQQRAVKKALKEKIGVLSLPVGSGKTVVGLRIIHELDLSALIVVHTKELLYQWADKVREVLGVEPGIVGDNKWEERAVTIAMIQTLLSRGADKLQNDYAIVMFDECHRTSAAEKFYQLGLSLPQVYRFGLSATPWRRIRGEEIKIEAVVGPTIFEVRAEDLIREGFLAKPRFEIVTYESSMPSFSERYKELYEDMIMNNDERNRAIIRKAVELARKGHRVLIDVKRIEHGKILKEMLEKEGIKAEFLSSKSPNRWEILENFKEGKIPVLVSTLLKEGVDIPEISAIILAGGGKSDIMTIQTIGRALRPKKGMKAVIVDIQDDDPLLFTHFLERQKALKQYYGRYYDREMNLKTKKKVAK; this is encoded by the coding sequence ATGCCCGTGGTAGTCCTTCGTATTCCAGACGGCTCTGCACTGGTCTACATCGAGAAAGCTGATCCTCAGGTGTACTTCAGAATCTACGAACTACTGACCTACAAGAAGGACTTTGGCAAATGGGAGAAGCCGGAAAGCCTCTACGACCCATACGAGAAGACATTTCCGGTAGGGGTTCTTCCCAGAGTCAAGAAATTCCTCAACTCCAAGGGTTATCGGGTCAGGGTAAAGGATGAGCGCCAGGTTAGGGGAGTTAAGCTCAACTCCACCTGGAACGAGAACTACATTATGCGCAAATACCAGCAAAGAGCCGTAAAGAAAGCCCTGAAGGAGAAGATAGGAGTTCTCTCCCTTCCCGTTGGAAGCGGAAAGACGGTCGTTGGACTGAGGATAATCCATGAACTTGACCTATCCGCATTGATAGTGGTTCACACGAAGGAGCTCCTCTATCAGTGGGCCGACAAGGTAAGGGAAGTCCTTGGTGTCGAGCCCGGAATAGTGGGCGACAACAAGTGGGAAGAAAGGGCTGTGACCATAGCGATGATACAGACGCTCCTCTCCAGAGGTGCCGATAAGCTGCAGAACGACTATGCGATAGTCATGTTCGATGAATGCCACAGAACATCTGCAGCCGAGAAGTTCTATCAGCTGGGCCTTTCCTTGCCTCAGGTGTACCGCTTCGGTCTCTCTGCCACTCCCTGGAGGCGGATCAGGGGGGAGGAGATAAAGATAGAGGCCGTTGTGGGTCCGACGATATTCGAAGTCCGCGCCGAAGACCTGATCCGGGAAGGTTTCCTTGCAAAGCCTCGCTTTGAGATAGTAACTTACGAGTCCAGCATGCCGTCCTTCAGTGAGCGCTACAAGGAGCTCTACGAGGATATGATAATGAACAACGATGAGAGGAACAGGGCGATAATTAGAAAGGCCGTTGAGCTTGCTAGGAAAGGCCACCGTGTTCTCATCGACGTTAAGAGGATAGAGCACGGCAAGATACTGAAGGAGATGCTTGAGAAGGAAGGGATAAAGGCCGAGTTCCTCAGCTCAAAGAGTCCGAACAGGTGGGAGATACTCGAGAACTTCAAAGAAGGAAAGATTCCCGTTCTCGTGTCCACGCTGCTCAAGGAGGGCGTTGACATACCGGAAATCTCTGCCATAATCCTCGCCGGCGGCGGTAAGAGCGACATAATGACCATCCAGACCATAGGCAGGGCTTTAAGGCCCAAGAAGGGCATGAAGGCCGTTATAGTTGACATCCAAGACGACGATCCGCTGCTCTTCACGCACTTCCTTGAGAGGCAGAAAGCCCTGAAGCAGTACTACGGCCGCTATTATGACAGGGAGATGAACCTAAAGACCAAGAAGAAGGTCGCCAAATAA